A window from Musa acuminata AAA Group cultivar baxijiao chromosome BXJ3-10, Cavendish_Baxijiao_AAA, whole genome shotgun sequence encodes these proteins:
- the LOC135651069 gene encoding auxin-responsive protein SAUR71-like — protein MLTIREIVQLKQVIRQWRQRLSCQPGEVATVPAGYVPLYVGLEGKRFVVPARFLKLPVFVELLKRAEVEYGFEQAGGLAIPCDSDFFQWVVDALRRNHASFGRLSFDELHDLFSRHCDAGPCNATTPAA, from the coding sequence ATGTTGACTATACGAGAGATCGTGCAGCTGAAGCAGGTGATTCGGCAGTGGCGGCAGCGGCTGTCCTGTCAACCAGGGGAAGTGGCGACGGTCCCCGCTGGGTACGTGCCGCTGTACGTCGGGCTGGAAGGGAAGCGCTTCGTGGTGCCGGCCCGGTTCTTGAAATTGCCGGTCTTCGTGGAGCTACTGAAGCGGGCGGAGGTGGAGTACGGGTTTGAGCAGGCCGGAGGCCTCGCCATCCCCTGCGACTCGGACTTCTTCCAGTGGGTCGTGGACGCGCTCCGCCGAAACCACGCCTCGTTCGGGCGGCTCAGCTTCGACGAGCTCCACGACCTCTTCTCCCGCCACTGCGACGCCGGCCCCTGCAATGCCACCACCCCCGCGGCTTGA